A single Saccopteryx bilineata isolate mSacBil1 chromosome 11, mSacBil1_pri_phased_curated, whole genome shotgun sequence DNA region contains:
- the LOC136315720 gene encoding histone H4, translating into MSGRGKGGKGLGKGGAKRHRKVLRDNIQGITKPAIRRLARRGGVKRISGLIYEETRGVLKVFLENVIRDAVTYTEHAKRKTVTAMDVVYALKRQGRTLYGFGG; encoded by the coding sequence ATGTCTGGTCGCGGCAAAGGCGGGAAGGGTCTCGGCAAAGGGGGCGCCAAGCGCCACCGCAAGGTGCTGCGCGACAACATCCAGGGCATCACCAAGCCCGCCATTCGGCGCCTGGCCCGGCGCGGCGGCGTCAAGCGCATCTCCGGGCTCATCTACGAGGAGACCCGCGGGGTGCTCAAGGTGTTCCTGGAGAACGTGATCCGGGACGCCGTCACCTACACGGAGCACGCCAAGCGCAAGACGGTCACGGCCATGGACGTGGTCTACGCGCTCAAGCGCCAGGGCCGCACTCTCTACGGCTTCGGCGGCTAA